A DNA window from Vigna angularis cultivar LongXiaoDou No.4 chromosome 1, ASM1680809v1, whole genome shotgun sequence contains the following coding sequences:
- the LOC108319390 gene encoding uncharacterized protein LOC108319390, whose translation MKKLQVNLADKALPRLCWSCMLALGRHSVRAGRGVKQWSHLEKQAGSFSLLEQRVCTGRKERRENSRPALGATRIAGREAALGRELGRVGAATQGVSLGFHSSSTLKRSKQEMAHGRRWFRF comes from the exons ATGAAAAAGCTCCAAGTTAATTTGGCTGAT AAAGCACTGCCACGTCTGTGTTGGAGCTGCATGCTTGCTTTAGGAAGGCACTCGGTGAGGGCTGGAAGAGGTGTTAAACAGTGGTCTCATCTTGAGAAGCAAGCTGGTTCATTTTCGTTGTTGGAGCAGCGTGTGTGCACGGGGAGGAAGGAGAGGAGAGAAAACTCACGTCCAGCATTAGGTGCTACACGGATTGCTGGAAGAGAAGCAGCGTTGGGGAGAGAGCTGGGACGTGTTGGAGCAGCCACCCAAGGGGTCTCTCTTGGTTTTCATTCCAGCAGCACGTTGAAGAGAAGCAAGCAGGAGATGGCACATGGAAGGCGCTGGTTTCGTTTTTAA